In Meles meles chromosome 2, mMelMel3.1 paternal haplotype, whole genome shotgun sequence, the sequence CGGAGGCCGTCGCGCTGACCGAGCAGCTGAGAGCAGCAGTAACAGTCCAAACTCTGCCCACGCCTGTCCGTGGGGACTGAGCGCGGGGTTTCCTGTGCAGTTGCGCTCAGGCCGACGGACGTTCGTCCGTCTTCATTCGCAGAAGCTGGACGGAGTGGAAGCAACCAGCCGCGGGGCCCCTTGAGCATCTCCCTCCTGGCGCTCGGTGCACAGGGTCCCCGCAGGCAACCAGCCCGTTCCTGCAGCGGCTGCAGATGCCTGAGGTTCCCAAGATAGACCGGCGGGAGCTGTCCTTTCGCATCAGCCCTCGGAAGGCAGGCAGCGTCCTTCCCACTGCGTTCTGGCCGGCAGGCCCTGCAGATGCCCCAGCAGCTTGGAGAGGATAGACTGCGGTGTTTGATCAATGGAGTTTCCACCATCCGTACAAAATGTTTAGATCAACACATTTGTCATCCGCGGTGGTAATGCAGAACACGACAA encodes:
- the LOC123937254 gene encoding uncharacterized protein LOC123937254 gives rise to the protein MVETPLIKHRSLSSPSCWGICRACRPERSGKDAACLPRADAKGQLPPVYLGNLRHLQPLQERAGCLRGPCAPSARREMLKGPRGWLLPLRPASANEDGRTSVGLSATAQETPRSVPTDRRGQSLDCYCCSQLLGQRDGLRAVRGSGASGPRQPGFREALSAALRSLRLCCGHELVPRGPSHLYMSRIRTRFPASCKSEKDGTRQDGKVSEKVTLKPLKSMKLEKKSKRLHQCSSEARY